A part of Manduca sexta isolate Smith_Timp_Sample1 chromosome 10, JHU_Msex_v1.0, whole genome shotgun sequence genomic DNA contains:
- the LOC115440238 gene encoding transcriptional adapter 3, giving the protein MMGKRMHHNSKGRLASKGHDNGKPSSPGISPYTKPAKIPGAVSVAKVKVEPCPIPYIKTQDNAVHLPRFTAVAARSADEPIGMDELDGLQLELESLLCNTALRIRYFQSEIDNIDSNESKREKKGKAAGKQLQYPVKRKFQDDKLVKTKDYTKLSNQPKIPKIKNFSTPSSGSHNYSNDLVNSDNSVKLELSQFALPKNNIPYKFWNSVDPYCAPVTLDDIKFLESLLAQSSNTTLPPIPPLGKHYSEVWADEHLAEDQNASNPNKQKSSMSPETSSIRKKFEKSSENMITGPLTQRLVSALMEENVMPYEVPDIKVKQATNTKNSYKNSLTLEKCLRKELVEQGILDPEDLPPLTNPADDEILAEIKKCQTELTAVRKENCRNLKNLIGLCKQEMIRLNLKKQLDQVDMECIDIYKKMVAAKQKKRPITKKEKEDAWRAINEQIRLNKEINALPLTGPNSS; this is encoded by the coding sequence ATGATGGGAAAGAGAATGCATCATAACAGCAAGGGCAGACTTGCTAGTAAAGGCCACGACAATGGAAAACCTTCAAGTCCTGGAATATCGCCATACACTAAACCTGCTAAAATCCCGGGTGCAGTCTCTGTCGCGAAGGTGAAGGTGGAGCCGTGCCCGATTCCTTACATAAAGACTCAGGATAATGCTGTACATTTACCGCGATTCACGGCTGTGGCGGCACGTTCAGCTGACGAGCCTATCGGAATGGATGAGTTAGATGGACTACAGCTGGAATTAGAATCATTGCTTTGCAACACTGCCCTTCGTATACGATACTTCCAGTCGGAAATTGACAACATTGATTCCAACGAATCAAAACGAGAAAAAAAAGGCAAAGCAGCAGGCAAACAACTGCAATACCCCGTTAAAAGGAAATTCCAAGATGACAAACTAGTCAAGACTAAAGACTATACCAAGTTGTCGAATCAACCCAAAAttcctaaaattaaaaacttctccACACCATCATCAGGGTCTCACAATTATTCAAATGATCTTGTTAATTCAGACAATTCTGTCAAGCTGGAATTATCTCAGTTTGCATTgcccaaaaataatattccatacAAATTCTGGAACTCAGTTGACCCATATTGTGCTCCTGTTACTTTGGATGATATCAAGTTTCTGGAATCTTTATTGGCTCAGAGTAGTAACACAACACTGCCTCCAATACCGCCACTTGGAAAACATTACTCTGAAGTTTGGGCAGATGAGCATCTTGCTGAAGATCAGAATGCATCAAATCCAAATAAACAGAAATCATCAATGTCTCCAGAAACATCTAGCATTCGTAAGAAGTTTGAAAAGTCTAGTGAGAATATGATTACTGGCCCACTGACACAGAGGCTTGTGTCTGCATTGATGGAGGAAAATGTTATGCCATATGAAGTGCCtgatataaaagtaaaacaagcCACAAACACTAAAAATAGCTACAAAAATTCTCTTACACTGGAGAAATGTCTTAGGAAAGAATTGGTAGAACAAGGCATTCTTGATCCTGAAGATTTACCTCCTCTTACAAACCCTGCTGATGATGAAATATtagctgaaataaaaaaatgccagACTGAATTGACCGCTGTGCGAAAAGAGAATTGCCGCAACCTTAAGAACCTTATAGGACTGTGTAAACAAGAAATGATAagattgaatttgaaaaaacaaCTTGACCAAGTGGATATGGagtgtatagatatttataaaaagatggTAGCTGCTAAGCAAAAGAAGCGTCCCAtaactaaaaaagaaaaagaagatgCATGGAGAGCAATAAATGAGCAGATCAGgcttaataaagaaataaatgcaTTGCCGCTCACAGGACCAAACTCAAgttaa